The Corvus cornix cornix isolate S_Up_H32 chromosome 26, ASM73873v5, whole genome shotgun sequence nucleotide sequence actggtgaggagcagggagaaggggtcagagaggaggcagctgtgctgctgggagacaGGGACACACCAGCAGAAGGGAGCTGGGACATCAGATGCACTGGTGACTCCATTCTCACAGGAGAACTTCCATTCTCCACCGCATtttctgaggctgcagcagatCTCTCCCTTTGAACTTGGCTCTCTGCAGCATTTGTCTGCAGTAGCTCCCCACCCGTCTGCCCGTCTGTGTCACAATGCCCATTGGATTTTGCATAGGAATGAACAGGTGTAGAGGGGCTGGCAAACATTGTGTGAACAACTTTGCTGGTGCCGGCAGGGTTTGCTCGCTCTGCCTGCAGACACTCGGTCTGGCAGGACACAGACTTCACTGGGGGACTGTCAGTCGTGACCCCCCTGGATGTCACCgaggggctgggctgcacaggCTCGGAGGGACTGTGCTCCTGGTAAGAAGCTTCCAGCTCTTTCAGGGCTTTCTTCAGGCATTCCACCTCTTCTTTGAGTGCTTTTGTACggttttcttctctgttcagCTTAGCTTTCAGCTGTTCTCTTTCAATGTCAAACTCTGAGAGCTGCTTTTCTACTTGTGCTTCCATCTGCAAACCCCGCTTCCTCTtggctgccagctcctcttCCAGTTTACTCACCTtactcttctccttttccagtttcAAGCTCAGTTCTGCTGTCTTCTGGCCCTCTTCAGCTGCTTTGGCAGTGGCTTTCTTGCACTCCACAACAAGCATGGAAGACAGTTGCTTGTGGCGTGCCCTTTCCTCCTCCAACTGGCTTGACAgcttcttctgttctttttcaaactttttcaCTTGGGATTTTTCAAACTCCACCTGGAAGTTAAGAACAAAACAGACTGTAAGGGTACCATAAAACCTCCTGAAAGTGAATGCAGAGCAACACCCCACAGGGAACAGGTTTACTGTGTATCTTGGAGAAATTACACAGTAAAAGATGACAATGGCTAAGAAAGAGGTTATTGCCCCAGAAATCTGCAAGACAGTCTGGAATGACTCAGCTTGCACATAGTAACAATTATTACTTACTAGCAGTTTTATCCTGTATGAAATTCAATTGACCTTTAGTGAGATATACACCCAGTCTGTCATGCACTGACTGAACAAGCAAAGCTTCCTTCCACCTCATTTACTACTTTGTCAGTTTGCCTTTTAAAGGTATTTAGACTTTAAAACGCTGATGTGTTATATATGTTTAATAAAGGCCACAGTGCTTGAGTAACAGAAAACAGTGgcttaaatatttattagtgTCTCTGAACAACACTCCCAGGAGATCTTCCACGACTTACTCTGAATTTTGAGTACCGCAGAGCGCTATCAATTGTAAGTGCAGCCCTGTTCTTCAGAACTCATCAGATTTTGGGCTGAAGTAAGATTTCAAAGCATTTGATTGCCTATTAATACCTTTTAGCACTGCTCAGCTACCAAAACACACTGAGAAATTTCAGGTTGTTTTTCATATCAAGATGATAAAAGCTAGGAGTGCCTTACAGAGGGAGGTTCCTGCTACTCTTTCATCACATCCTTGCCGAGTTCACCGCCCAGGAGCCTGGGGTTTCAGTGGGCTGGGTCATGGCCAGCCCGAGTGGTACCTGCTGGGTGAGCCGCTCCCGCTCCTTCTCCAGCATGTAGGTGACATCGTCCCCCTCTGCCGTGTCCTGGGCGTGCCGCTGTCTCTCCTCCTCCAGGTCCAGGATCACCTGCCCAACAAACATCAGCTACTTCAATGTCCAGGTGCCCTCACAGGCaggaagagatcagtgccttTGTACACATCCAGAATGACACGGGAGAGCAGCCTCAGACACCCAAGTTCAACTCAAATCctacagaaaagcagcttttggaCAAGTTCAATGTATGTTATTATCTGGTCAAATTGAGTCAGTTTGTGAAAGACGTTAGGAAAACCTCACACTGGATCTGTGCTCATTTTACTATTAAATATCTAAATTGCTCACTTTTCCCCCAGACTGTGCAATATCCATGAGAAGTTCATGTTATGAATGGTGCCCTTACCccaggggctggaagggatctctggagatcatccagtccaacccccttgccaaggcagggtcacctggagcaggttgcATAGATCAGTCCAGGAGGCTCCTGTGTatctgcagggaaggagaatcCACAACCCCTccacagcctgttccaatgttcTGTCACCCTCAAAGTAAGtcagtttttcctcatattcagcTGGAAATTCCTGTACTTCAGTTTGTGCCTCTCGTCCCTTGAAACTCAGAATTTCCTGGCAGGACCAGCAACACAAggcccagcaggagcagaggtgctgcGCCCAGGAGCCATGGCACACTAACAACAGGACAGTCCCTGctggggctccagcagcagctcctacACAGGCTTCTCCCCAGTGCCTTACAGGGATGTGAGGACTCCAGTGTAAAGTTTATATTAAAGAACATTAATTTGTTCTTCCACTTAAGAACAAGATGAGCTCTTGAAGTGAAACTGCTTCCCATAAGGACTCAGTGAAGGAGCTCCTTCAGCTTTAACACTGAATTACATGAATAATTGAAATGCTATTAACTCAACAAAAAAGCCAGAATACAAACTTCCCAAGAGGCTCTGCTGTATCTCATCACCAAAACTAAGCTCTCCCAATACATGCTCACCATGAATTTAGCAGTTCCTCAGTCTTCCTCAAATTTAAGCTTCCAAATAATGCTTAAATATCATCAAGTATACAGGAAGCTTTTCACAGAAGTAGacaggaaaaggtgaaaaaatatCTGATTTTACTAGTATGATTTAGCTGGATATTTGgctgaaaagtgaaaaacagcCTTGTTTACTTCTAGTGACTTCAAATTTTTTTGGAAGTACAGTCTGACACCTGACCAAGTACTTTATTGGTGTCAATATTCATTAAATGTGTGTCTGAAGAATAATATGTGCTTCATTAAAAAGGCCAAATGgcatgaaaaatacttttggtTACTCCATACTTCCTTAGGGAAGCACAAGGAGGTGCTTTCACCTGGCACCAGCTTTTCAATAACCACAGAGAACAGGTCTCAGGCACGACAGTGATAGGTCTGCTGAGAATTCCATGTTCCAGAAACCCTTTCTTGAATTTTGGGAAGCAGTATACTTCCCAGCCGTAAGCTAGCTCCTTTTTGGTGTGTCCTAACAAAAACATCCTGTGTATATTTCAAATTCTGGAACTATAACTAATCAGCTCATCAGCTGCATCACCTGGAGTGAGAAGTTTAAACAAAGGTGCGAAGTCCTTTCAGTTACCAAACCTCAGGGCATTTAAGTGTTTTTACTGAAGTTAACGTGTTATCAAAATGCAACTTTTAACTCCTGCACATCTTAATTGAGGCAAAACCTACCTTTCTGTGTCTGCTTTCCGCAGCAGCTAGTTGGGATAACATTCTTTCCTGCATATTCTTGCAATGTTTCATCACCACTTTCAAAATAGATAAAGGATTGGAGCATACTGGTTGCTTTTCACCATGATTCCCCTCTTTCAGGGTCTCAAAATCTCTCTGCAAAGCCATCAGTGGATCACTGATGTTGTATTTCCCATAGCGTTCCTCAATGAAcgtgtccctgtgctgggcctgCAACACAAAAacagatttgcattttaatacaCTTACACTGGCTAAAGAAGACAGGGCTTTACAGTTAATAttccttttccccagttttCCATTTAAGGAGACTTTAACACATATTCATATCCTGTTATCTGctagaaataaaggaaataaagaaaaatactgcttaaAAACACAGCATCTCCACAATATATTCAGTCTACAAACATCCTCATACCACAGCTACCTGCCATGGCCATGATTTACATTCCACAGCTGTGTGAAAGGAAAGGAGGTGAGTACCAACTCTTGCTCAACAAAAGATTTAATCATTTATTGTCGCATCAGTGAAAGAAGCAGTTGTGTGGTTTCCTTGACTATGTCACCATCAAAGAATTTCATGTTGAGAAATTAAAGAGTTTCATTCTTGCAAGAGTCTATAAATCTGTGAATTGTTAATAAAATCAGTGATGTTCTCATCCAGACTAAACAGAGTTTAGTTTCTCAAGAAGCAAGACAGGAATGATGAGGTTTCTTTTGGTGCTTATAAGAATTAAGCCAACTCACACGTACCAGGCTCTACATTTACAGCATTTAATCGCTGCACTCGATGagctcagaggtcttttccaaccccaaTTATTCTATGAATCAGCCACTCCACCTGGAAATCTGTTTGTTAGGATACCAATATGCTTATTCTATCCAGTGATGACTgttctaaaaacaaaatttcataAACAGACAGATATGAAAGTATTATCTGCATGTTTACCACCATGATAAGAAACCATATGAAACCAAATATTTATGCAACGAAAGACATAGGAGGAAAAACAGATCTAGATTGAAAAGAGCCCTCAGAGCTGTCTTGGCTCTAAGAAATATAATCATTGATTTCCAGTGAAATGGTTCTGGGCTGAATTCTGAGCATATGTGAAAACCTGTGACCGTGTTTCATTCCCCTGCGTGTTACTGACAGCACGAccctgagcccagcagagctgatgctCCTGCCAAGAAATAGCACCTGAACAGGAGACTTCAACTTGATTCCCCTTGATTCATATTGTCTTGTAAGGACTGGTTACCATGACAATTcataccttttcttttctacagaGTATAAATCACTGGTCTGTTCTGCACTGGCATGTCCTCAGTGAGGACACAGAAAGATGTGGGTTTTTCCTCTGCACGAGACACCTGCACCACGGAAATGCCAGAGTGAGCCCTGGGACCTTTATCAAAGTGCATTTAATTTAGAAGGTATTTTAGCATGTGTGACCTACAGGAGAGTTCTAATCCTAAATGCACTTTTCCTGccagagcacacacacagcatGTCTTTTCCTTGAGCAACTGCCCCAAACAAATGCTGCCTGCACCTTCTCAGGTGTGCTTCAcccttctgctcccagctgggcagagcaCAAAAAGCAGATAACCCATTCTAAGTCAAGCACAGCAGCTTTTTGGAGCTGGTGGAAGGCTCTAAACATGAGTCCCACACAACCCCAACTCTGCTGATGCTGGGAATGGCATTCAGCTGAACAAAGCTCCCTGCTTTGAATGCAGAGCCAGCCCGTGCCAGCCTCGCTGTGCACTTCCCAGAAACCCTTTCAGGGAGCAGGAATGGCAAACTGTCACCCATTTCTTATGGGACTGCACAAGGACATCATTTAGATAGGAAAGACTGAGCCTGACTCAAATGAAAAGACAGCTCAGAAGCCAGAACTTCTTGGAATGGCTCTTTTCTGATGTCCCAGTATCAAAACCACAAATGCTTCCCTCGAGCACACAAGAGcaggagtcacagaatcatggaacacCCCCACACAGCAGCTGGTAGAGCTACACTGGAACAGTGAGAGTTAAACAATAAAACTTGGCTTTACTCAGAAAGCTGGTGGGATTTTCTGGTCCCACCTGCATTCTGAAATGTGGCCATGTGATTAACatgaaataaactaaaaaaaaagatttttgctcttaaaaggaaaagtgtTTGCATTACCTTATAAGAGGCATacaaaacccaacccaaaataTCTTCCCCATGACCAAATTAGAGACATTCGTCCTGTGATTCCAGTTTGGAGCTGGATTTTAACCCTccagcaaacaaacacagaggaaCAGCTCACACTTACAGATACCCCTCCTTCTCTATCAGCAATATCCATCAGGAACTGTGGATACCTTTGATCAGAGCTTCAGATATTGTTCTAACTTTACACAACaataaaaaggagaggaaggaaaagatcaGCCCTGGAAATGCGAGAGCAGCCCTGGATAATGGGGCAGCCCTGGTTTAATGAATCACAGGAAAAACtacagggttttttaaaattttttaggAACAGGGaatcttctgtttttctgaagcatttatAAAAATGACTCAATGCAACCTCAATATAAGTGCGGAGGGAACTTCTAAGTGACTCAAGCATTAATAAGTCTGTAAATATGAACTGGGATCTCCATCCAGCTGGCCTAACTGCTTTGACAGATGAGCTTCATCCCAACTCATGCCAGTGCTGGCCATTCTGCACAGAAACATGGGAGAGACCCTTCAGAAGGGCACCAGTGCTTCAACTGTGTAAACAAACCTTGCCTTTACTGCTGGGCAAGTTCTTCCTAATATAGCTCCAAAACAGGAGATTAAGGCGATTTTTGCAATACTGAAGGTGTAACAAAAGCcatgttttcctctgctcctcacagcactgGGCTCTGAACTCTGTTGAATTTAGTGGGGTGGTTTATTTCCTGTTTGGGAAAGAACAAGAAGTTCTTCCTTGCTACTCTGAGCAATTAAGTATTCTCCTGAACCAGCATGACAAACAGATGAGACTATCATAACATCAAGAGCTTTCTCAAGTCCAGCTATTCTTCTTTAGTAGCCAGCAGAGcataaacatttaattaaagTTGTCTAGACTAGAAAAGGTCTTAACCAGGTCATCTTACACTGACCACATCAAGTTTgcaaaaacaaacccagtgCTTTGGCATTTGGGCCACTGTGCACTTGGAAACGCAAATAGGGATTTTCCAGCCCGTGACACCTCTGTGCTACAGCTCCTACAGAGCAGCCACCTGGGTCACCTAAATCATCGAGGCAGCTCTTGGAAAATTAACTCACAGTGCCATAATCTCAGAGGTTATTTTATACAGGTGTGGGAGTGTCACAGAGAGTGACTTCTGCCATGGCTTGTGCTCCTCCCGAGACAACTCTGCAGCTCAACTTCTCTGTCACTGGAGGTCACGTACAAACATCTTCAACACTTCTGATTTTGTCCTGTCTGAACTGGATTCTACCTTAAATACAGTTGTTGTTCAACTTCCAGAACAGAAGGAACGTGATGATG carries:
- the CTTNBP2NL gene encoding CTTNBP2 N-terminal-like protein isoform X2 yields the protein MNLEKLSKPELLTLFSILEGELEARDLVIEALKAQHRDTFIEERYGKYNISDPLMALQRDFETLKEGNHGEKQPVCSNPLSILKVVMKHCKNMQERMLSQLAAAESRHRKVILDLEEERQRHAQDTAEGDDVTYMLEKERERLTQQVEFEKSQVKKFEKEQKKLSSQLEEERARHKQLSSMLVVECKKATAKAAEEGQKTAELSLKLEKEKSKVSKLEEELAAKRKRGLQMEAQVEKQLSEFDIEREQLKAKLNREENRTKALKEEVECLKKALKELEASYQEHSPSEPVQPSPSVTSRGVTTDSPPVKSVSCQTECLQAERANPAGTSKVVHTMFASPSTPVHSYAKSNGHCDTDGQTGGELLQTNAAESQVQRERSAAASENAVENGSSPVRMESPVHLMSQLPSAGVSLSPSSTAASSLTPSPCSSPVLTKRLVGASASSPGYQSSYQVGINQRFHAARHKFQSQAEQDHQSSGLQSPPSRDLSPTLADNSAAKQLARNTVTQVLSRFTSQQGPIKPVSPNSSPFGTDYRNLANAVSPKTEPGHSPSPVKVSSPLSPLSPGIKSPTIPRAERGNPPPIPPKKPGLAQSPAAPAPLTKTSSQASSLGAPMDVASSCSNSTVVSNGKDLEILLPSSS
- the CTTNBP2NL gene encoding CTTNBP2 N-terminal-like protein isoform X1; the encoded protein is MNLEKLSKPELLTLFSILEGELEARDLVIEALKAQHRDTFIEERYGKYNISDPLMALQRDFETLKEGNHGEKQPVCSNPLSILKVVMKHCKNMQERMLSQLAAAESRHRKLMFVGQVILDLEEERQRHAQDTAEGDDVTYMLEKERERLTQQVEFEKSQVKKFEKEQKKLSSQLEEERARHKQLSSMLVVECKKATAKAAEEGQKTAELSLKLEKEKSKVSKLEEELAAKRKRGLQMEAQVEKQLSEFDIEREQLKAKLNREENRTKALKEEVECLKKALKELEASYQEHSPSEPVQPSPSVTSRGVTTDSPPVKSVSCQTECLQAERANPAGTSKVVHTMFASPSTPVHSYAKSNGHCDTDGQTGGELLQTNAAESQVQRERSAAASENAVENGSSPVRMESPVHLMSQLPSAGVSLSPSSTAASSLTPSPCSSPVLTKRLVGASASSPGYQSSYQVGINQRFHAARHKFQSQAEQDHQSSGLQSPPSRDLSPTLADNSAAKQLARNTVTQVLSRFTSQQGPIKPVSPNSSPFGTDYRNLANAVSPKTEPGHSPSPVKVSSPLSPLSPGIKSPTIPRAERGNPPPIPPKKPGLAQSPAAPAPLTKTSSQASSLGAPMDVASSCSNSTVVSNGKDLEILLPSSS